A window of Bdellovibrio svalbardensis contains these coding sequences:
- a CDS encoding CorA family divalent cation transporter — translation MMKRFEHQWQDFKWTDIESPTQEDFVRLAEEFEIPFQPLATSLDSEHLPKFLTLSESVSFMILRLYDVTAKHQAGTMQDLSTKLILFFGKDFLLTIHRMPLECIEEKKMKCSFEQLSLDGLIKSLFIKVIATYDKPLDEVESKTQVIESRVFTLRRRNILREGYLIKRRTSVFKKIFKFTTDVLNKLQTVPGHAFQDMEETREPLEKYSFYADSIYEDITGLLNLHLSLMSQKTNEASYKTNEIMRILTVVSIFFLPLNFIAGVYGMNFEHMPELKIEQGYHMTLLAMFLIAVAIFAWIYKKGWLTKDDL, via the coding sequence ATGATGAAGCGATTTGAACATCAATGGCAAGATTTTAAATGGACCGATATTGAATCCCCGACACAGGAGGATTTTGTTCGCTTAGCTGAAGAGTTTGAAATTCCTTTTCAGCCACTGGCGACCTCTTTGGATTCCGAGCATCTGCCAAAGTTTCTGACTCTCAGTGAATCCGTCAGCTTCATGATTTTGCGCCTTTATGATGTAACCGCAAAACACCAGGCTGGAACTATGCAGGATCTTTCTACGAAGTTGATCCTTTTCTTTGGTAAAGACTTTTTGCTGACCATTCATCGTATGCCGCTGGAGTGTATTGAAGAGAAAAAAATGAAGTGTTCATTCGAGCAATTGAGCTTGGATGGTTTGATCAAATCACTCTTTATCAAAGTGATCGCAACCTATGACAAACCCCTCGATGAAGTTGAGTCGAAAACACAGGTTATTGAAAGTCGGGTCTTCACTTTGCGTCGCCGAAACATCTTACGCGAAGGATATCTGATCAAGCGTAGAACCTCCGTCTTCAAAAAAATATTTAAATTCACAACAGATGTTCTGAATAAGCTGCAGACAGTTCCAGGTCACGCATTTCAGGATATGGAAGAGACCCGCGAACCCCTCGAGAAGTACTCCTTCTATGCAGACAGCATCTATGAAGATATCACCGGCCTTTTAAACCTGCATCTTTCATTGATGTCGCAAAAGACCAACGAGGCTTCTTATAAAACCAACGAAATCATGCGCATCTTAACGGTCGTTTCGATTTTCTTCCTTCCTTTGAATTTTATCGCTGGTGTTTATGGAATGAACTTCGAACACATGCCTGAACTAAAAATAGAACAAGGCTATCACATGACCTTGCTTGCGATGTTCTTAATTGCGGTTGCAATCTTTGCGTGGATCTACAAAAAAGGATGGCTCACCAAAGACGACCTTTGA
- a CDS encoding phosphatase domain-containing protein, whose translation MADWRERSEMNGDVVFFRYVSEGMEKSHEEVFLWDLDKTYLDTTIDSLSGLLTTVLEKALNKKNVPGTNSLLQSLSEYRKAQKGYMYFPIYFITASPPQLEERISEKFALDNIRPFGCFYKDNLANIRPGRFWRLTKQVGYKLQALLQLRTRLGENVRQICWGDDSETDAIIYNLYSDICSRRLGAHEIRTTLEKLNVTGDQVDTILELQASIPENDPVEKIYINLATDTDPDYYLKFGRRTLATYNTFQVALDLFQDRRIALDGLYSVIQDMIYNYGYTPEELMKSFDEFIRRGVLGQAAYLEVRNFFVEKGLLYPSYEPSVAPLKEKLIVEGRVYEMEGAHEPWIPERIDYLHDYR comes from the coding sequence ATGGCTGACTGGCGTGAACGCAGTGAAATGAATGGTGATGTGGTTTTTTTCCGTTATGTCTCTGAGGGCATGGAGAAGAGTCATGAAGAGGTCTTCTTGTGGGATCTTGACAAAACTTATTTAGATACCACCATCGACTCTTTGTCAGGTCTGCTGACGACGGTTCTGGAAAAAGCTCTGAACAAGAAAAACGTTCCCGGGACTAATTCTCTTTTGCAATCTCTTTCGGAATATCGAAAAGCGCAAAAGGGCTATATGTATTTTCCGATTTACTTTATCACGGCATCGCCTCCGCAGTTGGAAGAGCGAATTTCTGAAAAATTCGCTCTCGATAATATCAGACCGTTTGGTTGTTTCTATAAAGACAACTTAGCCAACATTCGCCCAGGAAGATTTTGGCGTTTGACCAAGCAAGTTGGTTATAAGCTGCAAGCATTGTTGCAGCTGCGCACGCGCTTAGGGGAAAACGTTCGCCAGATCTGTTGGGGAGATGACAGCGAGACAGATGCGATCATCTACAATTTGTATTCGGATATTTGCTCCCGCCGTTTGGGGGCGCACGAGATTCGCACGACATTGGAAAAGCTCAATGTGACGGGTGATCAGGTGGACACAATTCTAGAGCTGCAAGCGAGCATTCCAGAGAACGATCCGGTCGAGAAAATCTATATCAATCTCGCGACGGACACAGACCCTGATTACTATTTGAAATTTGGGCGCAGAACTTTAGCGACTTACAATACTTTCCAAGTGGCATTGGACTTGTTCCAGGATCGCCGCATTGCTTTGGATGGTTTGTACTCTGTGATTCAAGACATGATTTACAACTACGGTTATACGCCTGAAGAGCTCATGAAGAGCTTCGACGAATTCATTCGTCGCGGAGTGCTTGGTCAGGCGGCCTATCTTGAAGTGAGAAATTTCTTTGTTGAAAAAGGATTGCTCTATCCATCCTATGAACCTTCAGTCGCTCCTCTGAAAGAGAAGCTTATTGTTGAAGGGCGCGTTTATGAAATGGAAGGGGCGCATGAACCCTGGATTCCAGAACGCATAGACTATCTTCACGACTATCGCTAG
- a CDS encoding Lnb N-terminal periplasmic domain-containing protein, with product MKLFGFSVFLSAVFVFQTSAQALAAEADLNRVLKFAEDQQLHKDRQWRKLLHFETDFFRTTESQVDSAKFFFAPNGKQNPQAELQATIKAFFHDDEIQDSYEKAQCRFPARYRWLKKHLVSQNIKWPEAQCERYLAFAKGLKGQSVSLVFSSYYLNNPSSAFGHTFLRVNKAPSERDGKRYELLDYGLNYAAEADTNNAFLYGFKGLFGMFQGKFKAIPYYFKVREYNNAESRDLWEYQLRLKPEAVDMLVAHVWELGPGQIDYWYVTENCSYHMLSILEAADPSVDILSKLDQYVIPADTVRVLWNKTDLVESYVYRPSIRQVFFQREALLSPEESKELKILAKQIKIQDGFTYSENFNKMSAASQAKILDAFIDFIDYRYSKEVQEAGREFQLKMQVLEKRSGISEEPVKISIDPAPEERPHLAHPSGRWGVGYRHTTSDKDLALLSHRFALHDRLDPAIGYPRYSLISFFDLDFSYGSPFSGNNEKELQLENFAAFELISASAWSTLIPDHSWRFKLGVERTYNENFSPTQEAILRMGGGWTFLFGKLDVSAQVLGEAHYDGAHSENKMWVGAGPFLEAHYQWTPYLLSQASVQYRRDSAWDIKDYFKSTVETQYSFTKTWGLRGVYRNQRFLEEYSIQLFNYY from the coding sequence ATGAAGCTATTTGGTTTTTCTGTTTTTTTAAGTGCCGTCTTTGTTTTTCAAACATCCGCCCAGGCTTTGGCTGCAGAGGCTGATTTAAATCGGGTGCTAAAATTTGCTGAAGATCAGCAGCTACATAAAGATCGACAGTGGCGGAAGCTCCTTCATTTTGAGACTGATTTCTTCCGCACCACAGAAAGTCAGGTCGACAGTGCCAAGTTTTTCTTTGCTCCCAACGGGAAACAGAACCCTCAGGCTGAGTTGCAAGCTACCATTAAGGCTTTCTTTCACGACGATGAAATTCAAGATTCCTATGAAAAAGCACAGTGTCGCTTCCCAGCTCGTTATCGTTGGCTTAAAAAACATTTAGTTTCTCAGAATATCAAATGGCCGGAAGCACAATGCGAACGTTATCTGGCTTTCGCAAAAGGTCTTAAAGGTCAGTCTGTTTCCCTGGTATTCTCAAGTTACTATCTGAATAATCCTTCGTCGGCTTTTGGTCATACTTTCTTGCGCGTGAACAAGGCGCCTTCGGAAAGAGATGGAAAGCGCTATGAGCTGCTTGATTACGGTTTGAACTACGCCGCGGAAGCAGACACGAACAACGCCTTTCTTTATGGCTTCAAAGGTCTCTTTGGAATGTTTCAGGGGAAATTCAAGGCGATACCTTATTATTTCAAAGTTCGCGAATATAATAATGCTGAATCTCGCGATCTGTGGGAGTACCAGCTTCGCTTAAAACCTGAAGCGGTTGATATGCTGGTGGCTCATGTTTGGGAATTGGGGCCCGGGCAGATCGATTATTGGTATGTCACTGAAAACTGTTCTTACCACATGCTTTCAATTCTAGAGGCCGCAGATCCGTCCGTGGATATACTGTCTAAGTTGGATCAATATGTGATTCCCGCAGACACCGTTCGAGTGCTTTGGAATAAAACGGATTTGGTTGAAAGTTATGTCTATCGTCCATCAATTCGCCAGGTCTTTTTTCAGCGAGAAGCTTTGCTAAGCCCCGAGGAAAGTAAAGAGCTAAAAATTTTGGCGAAGCAAATCAAGATTCAGGATGGTTTCACTTACTCAGAGAATTTCAATAAAATGTCTGCAGCTTCGCAGGCGAAGATATTAGACGCCTTTATTGATTTTATTGACTACCGCTATTCGAAAGAAGTTCAAGAGGCCGGTCGCGAATTTCAGCTGAAAATGCAGGTGCTGGAAAAACGCAGTGGTATTTCAGAAGAGCCTGTCAAAATTTCGATAGACCCCGCGCCAGAAGAACGTCCTCATTTGGCGCATCCATCGGGTCGTTGGGGTGTGGGCTATCGTCATACGACAAGTGACAAAGATTTGGCACTGTTGTCACATCGATTTGCCCTTCATGATCGTCTGGATCCGGCGATTGGTTATCCACGCTATTCATTGATCAGTTTTTTTGACTTGGATTTTTCATATGGAAGCCCTTTTTCGGGAAATAATGAAAAAGAGCTTCAACTGGAAAACTTTGCGGCCTTTGAATTGATTTCTGCCAGTGCGTGGTCGACCTTAATTCCCGATCATTCGTGGAGATTCAAACTAGGGGTGGAGCGTACTTACAACGAGAATTTCTCTCCAACTCAAGAAGCTATTTTGCGAATGGGTGGCGGTTGGACTTTCTTGTTCGGAAAATTAGATGTCAGCGCACAAGTTCTTGGGGAGGCTCACTACGATGGAGCTCACTCCGAAAATAAGATGTGGGTCGGGGCCGGGCCTTTTTTGGAAGCGCATTACCAATGGACCCCTTATTTGTTGTCACAGGCGAGTGTGCAATATCGTCGTGATTCAGCATGGGATATAAAAGACTATTTTAAGTCCACAGTTGAGACTCAATACAGCTTTACGAAGACTTGGGGCCTGCGCGGTGTGTACCGCAATCAGAGATTCCTTGAGGAATATAGCATCCAGTTATTTAATTACTACTAG
- a CDS encoding DUF429 domain-containing protein, with product MPRSRLSGDGRKTRQSSVKKKTTKKVPLKKGTSKAVAKKAAVKAKAKKAAPAKSSLKAASSKPRAVESSHAGEVHRFIGVSLGGGKTDKACVAIIEYYPKHKKVFLSRLVEKIKSDEVHSADYKIHEIIAQYHNEIDLLAFDVPFRLPHCLNCEKGCPGIEACKEPHVKWMWEYTRKLHKRKKPRKLFTPYTQRCVEMYLSSEIEEPFILQHAMGANCAPLLARAMFIQKRLTFPCIEVFPKLSVWRIGRSLNVMKSHLLFHKHAIGGDESRRAILNALSSHNVAFVYDQDVKLMIENNHAFESFICALTAFLRFKGLTEPRPAGFPESEDWIDFPLSAIKWNSF from the coding sequence ATGCCAAGAAGCCGGCTTTCAGGTGATGGACGCAAAACCCGTCAATCCTCTGTAAAAAAGAAGACCACTAAGAAAGTCCCTCTTAAAAAAGGGACTTCAAAGGCTGTTGCGAAAAAGGCTGCCGTCAAAGCGAAGGCCAAGAAAGCGGCGCCCGCAAAGTCATCTTTAAAAGCGGCCTCTTCGAAACCTCGGGCCGTGGAGTCGTCCCATGCGGGAGAGGTTCACCGTTTTATTGGTGTCTCTCTTGGTGGGGGTAAAACCGACAAAGCCTGCGTTGCGATCATAGAGTATTACCCCAAGCATAAGAAAGTTTTCCTTTCGCGCTTGGTGGAAAAGATCAAGAGTGATGAGGTTCACTCTGCCGATTACAAAATTCATGAAATCATAGCTCAGTATCACAATGAAATAGATCTCTTGGCCTTTGACGTGCCTTTTCGTTTGCCCCATTGCTTGAATTGTGAAAAGGGCTGTCCTGGCATTGAGGCATGTAAAGAGCCCCATGTGAAGTGGATGTGGGAGTACACGCGCAAACTTCATAAAAGGAAGAAACCGCGCAAGTTGTTCACTCCCTATACTCAGCGCTGTGTTGAGATGTATCTTTCCTCGGAAATTGAAGAGCCGTTTATTTTACAACATGCCATGGGTGCGAACTGTGCCCCCTTGTTGGCTCGTGCGATGTTCATTCAAAAGCGTCTGACTTTCCCATGCATTGAAGTTTTTCCGAAGCTTTCGGTGTGGAGAATCGGCCGTTCGCTTAACGTGATGAAGAGTCATTTGCTTTTCCATAAACACGCCATTGGTGGTGATGAAAGCCGTCGCGCCATTTTAAATGCACTTAGCAGTCACAACGTTGCCTTCGTTTATGACCAAGACGTGAAATTGATGATTGAAAACAATCATGCTTTTGAGTCTTTCATCTGCGCCTTGACCGCATTCCTGCGATTTAAGGGACTGACGGAACCTCGTCCTGCAGGTTTTCCAGAGTCTGAAGACTGGATTGATTTCCCTCTATCTGCGATTAAGTGGAATAGCTTCTGA
- a CDS encoding class I SAM-dependent methyltransferase, whose amino-acid sequence MSQGADFPYLHGFSKDEQERLRKQARFGEYTVYQNVNLSGVQKLLEVGCGVGAQSEIILRRFPEIQLTGIDRSTKQLAAAKHRLSHLPGAEGRFELKEMDATSMEFSANSFDGAYLCWILEHVPEPIRVLSEVRRVLRPGSVVYATEVMNASFFLDPYSPNVWKYWMAFNEYQLEQRGDPFVGAKLGNFFMQLGYHDIQTEVKTWFLDNRYPQARKDCIEYWAELLLSASEQLISAKLVSIDVVNGMKEEMAKVANDPNAVFFYSFVQASART is encoded by the coding sequence ATGTCTCAGGGTGCTGACTTTCCATATTTGCATGGTTTTTCAAAAGATGAGCAGGAGCGTTTGCGCAAGCAGGCTCGCTTCGGTGAGTACACCGTCTATCAGAATGTGAATTTATCAGGCGTGCAGAAACTTTTGGAAGTCGGCTGCGGGGTGGGCGCGCAGAGTGAGATCATTCTTCGTCGCTTTCCCGAGATCCAGCTGACGGGAATTGATCGCAGTACCAAGCAATTGGCGGCGGCAAAACACCGTCTCAGTCATTTGCCGGGGGCGGAGGGCCGCTTTGAACTGAAGGAAATGGATGCGACCAGCATGGAGTTTTCGGCAAACTCTTTTGATGGTGCCTATCTTTGTTGGATTCTGGAGCATGTTCCAGAACCGATCCGCGTGCTTTCAGAAGTTCGTCGCGTGCTGCGCCCGGGATCGGTGGTCTATGCCACTGAAGTGATGAACGCTTCTTTCTTCCTGGATCCATATTCGCCGAATGTGTGGAAGTACTGGATGGCCTTCAATGAGTACCAACTTGAACAACGGGGCGATCCCTTCGTTGGTGCGAAGCTGGGAAATTTCTTTATGCAGTTGGGTTATCACGATATTCAAACAGAAGTAAAAACCTGGTTCCTGGACAATCGTTATCCTCAAGCACGCAAGGATTGCATCGAGTATTGGGCGGAGCTACTTTTGAGCGCCAGTGAACAGTTGATAAGTGCAAAACTGGTCAGCATAGATGTGGTGAATGGAATGAAGGAAGAAATGGCCAAGGTCGCCAATGACCCGAATGCCGTTTTCTTCTATTCCTTCGTACAAGCCAGCGCGCGCACCTAA
- a CDS encoding DUF3015 family protein, which produces MKFAKYVVIAMLVSGAAHAAGKKGLLSELSGQGYGSAGCGFGSIVMGQDGNQVLAATTNGTSGSQTFGISTGTLNCQQDAVFKSGKEVPAFIEVNKVALANDAARGQGETLAGLANLMNCDAKVMGSSLKKNYNKIFVETNMQPAAIEANIHQVVASNGACGA; this is translated from the coding sequence GTGAAATTTGCTAAGTATGTTGTTATCGCGATGTTGGTATCTGGTGCTGCTCACGCTGCAGGTAAAAAAGGTCTCTTGTCTGAACTTTCAGGCCAAGGTTACGGTTCTGCGGGTTGCGGATTCGGTTCTATCGTGATGGGCCAAGATGGAAATCAAGTATTGGCGGCGACAACGAACGGTACTTCTGGAAGCCAAACTTTCGGTATTTCAACTGGAACTTTGAACTGCCAACAAGATGCAGTTTTCAAATCTGGTAAAGAAGTTCCTGCATTTATCGAAGTGAACAAAGTGGCTTTGGCTAACGACGCTGCTCGTGGACAAGGTGAAACTTTGGCAGGTCTTGCAAATCTTATGAATTGCGATGCTAAAGTAATGGGTTCTTCTTTGAAAAAGAACTACAACAAAATCTTCGTTGAAACAAACATGCAACCAGCTGCTATTGAAGCAAACATCCACCAGGTTGTTGCTTCAAACGGCGCTTGTGGCGCTTAG
- a CDS encoding alpha/beta hydrolase, with translation MNQKIFDPAKINMKYDDVFLSTLSGNKIHGWYFPSTMKETKGTVLFFHGNAENLTSHFLMLRWLPDNGYNYFIFDYPGYGLSTGKPNPQSTVESGIAAAEWLHEKKEKRPLIIYGHSLGGAIAMKAVEEIKASIPVRCVIIDGSFSSYQKMSRRVLSRQWFTWWLQPVTYVFVSDQYSPEPIDQISPIPMLFLHGTDDPAVEPVSSQEMFAQAKAPKEIWMIPGGHHGDLYELNNGELRARVLDYLKN, from the coding sequence ATGAATCAAAAGATATTCGATCCGGCAAAAATCAATATGAAGTACGATGATGTTTTTCTGTCGACCCTGTCTGGAAATAAGATCCATGGTTGGTATTTTCCTTCAACGATGAAGGAGACCAAGGGCACTGTTTTGTTTTTTCACGGTAATGCCGAAAATCTGACTTCGCATTTTTTGATGCTGCGTTGGTTGCCTGATAACGGTTACAACTATTTCATTTTTGATTACCCGGGATATGGCCTGTCGACAGGGAAACCCAATCCACAAAGTACGGTGGAGTCGGGGATTGCTGCAGCGGAGTGGTTGCACGAAAAGAAGGAAAAGCGGCCTCTTATTATATATGGACATAGTCTAGGAGGCGCGATCGCAATGAAGGCGGTAGAGGAAATCAAAGCCTCTATTCCTGTGCGTTGTGTGATCATTGATGGCAGCTTCTCTTCTTATCAAAAGATGTCCCGCCGGGTCTTGAGTCGTCAGTGGTTTACCTGGTGGTTGCAGCCAGTCACCTATGTTTTTGTCAGTGACCAGTATTCTCCAGAACCGATAGATCAGATCTCGCCGATTCCGATGCTTTTCCTTCATGGAACAGATGATCCCGCGGTGGAGCCGGTAAGTTCCCAAGAGATGTTCGCTCAAGCGAAAGCTCCGAAGGAAATTTGGATGATCCCGGGTGGGCATCATGGCGATCTCTATGAATTGAATAACGGTGAGCTGCGTGCGCGGGTTCTCGACTATCTAAAGAATTAG
- a CDS encoding penicillin-insensitive murein endopeptidase: MKIVCWPFLFFALFLSACAPGSKDEQTSVTTTYSPPAPTVSQEGNYSVVHGATEVKDMVTQYDSSKKGLFLRGKINVRPIDGTNPFVVEVDLEGQSDRDGFVVMKAGANQPALPPDVKMGVKATCLGKDNQCTSSFIDIYIQYREKVYHHQVESHETPAYPVPGKEQEKPTTPTKPGATAPTKPSVPAAPSEPKKPDTKPEDKKTDPKKTEVKTTPEIPDGEDEVDEGGGELEANGRYVGDIQGDIEKILEPQNSDKTKTSTRSKLDQVIGPVTAGRLEKATNLLAYEIANRPAGFHIVNPQRERYFGSIELVYLIAKMGEFTKKLIPNYALPIGDLSRKTGGKLGSHASHQNGLDVDIAFYFRDAKIQGNLFSALQAGKSGKPVVSWMPEEQWKLFKSAISTKYVDRIFIHQTLKSALCQIAIKNGEIKEGQTEGDAYELLRRLRPEKNHYNHFHLRVKCSKTQVRCRQMADPAPGTGCF, translated from the coding sequence ATGAAGATCGTCTGTTGGCCTTTTCTATTTTTTGCGTTGTTCCTCTCAGCCTGTGCTCCTGGTAGCAAGGATGAGCAGACGTCTGTCACGACCACTTATTCACCTCCAGCACCAACAGTTTCTCAGGAAGGCAATTACTCTGTCGTGCATGGTGCGACAGAAGTGAAGGATATGGTCACGCAATATGACAGCTCTAAAAAAGGCTTGTTCTTGCGTGGTAAAATCAATGTCAGACCAATTGACGGCACAAATCCTTTCGTTGTCGAAGTGGATCTGGAAGGGCAGTCCGATCGCGACGGATTTGTGGTGATGAAGGCCGGTGCGAATCAGCCGGCTTTGCCGCCCGATGTGAAAATGGGTGTTAAGGCGACTTGCTTGGGTAAAGACAATCAGTGCACAAGCTCATTCATTGATATCTACATTCAATATCGTGAGAAAGTTTATCACCATCAGGTAGAGTCGCACGAGACTCCGGCTTACCCAGTTCCTGGGAAAGAACAAGAAAAACCAACAACGCCAACCAAACCGGGTGCAACGGCTCCGACGAAGCCCAGTGTGCCTGCAGCGCCGTCAGAGCCGAAGAAACCAGATACAAAACCAGAAGACAAAAAGACGGATCCTAAAAAAACAGAAGTAAAAACGACGCCGGAAATTCCTGATGGCGAAGATGAAGTTGATGAGGGTGGCGGTGAGCTCGAGGCTAACGGCCGCTACGTGGGTGATATTCAAGGCGATATCGAGAAGATTTTAGAACCGCAAAATTCTGATAAAACAAAAACATCAACGCGATCTAAATTGGATCAGGTGATTGGTCCGGTGACGGCGGGGCGTTTGGAAAAAGCGACGAATCTTTTAGCTTATGAAATCGCAAATCGTCCCGCAGGATTCCATATCGTGAATCCGCAACGTGAAAGATATTTCGGATCCATTGAGTTGGTTTATTTGATCGCTAAAATGGGTGAGTTTACTAAAAAGCTGATTCCAAATTATGCGTTGCCGATCGGAGACCTCTCCAGAAAAACCGGTGGCAAGCTTGGTTCGCACGCTTCTCATCAGAATGGTCTGGATGTTGACATCGCATTCTATTTCCGAGACGCAAAAATTCAGGGCAACTTATTCTCGGCCCTCCAGGCTGGTAAGTCAGGAAAGCCAGTCGTCAGTTGGATGCCTGAAGAGCAGTGGAAGTTGTTTAAGAGTGCCATCAGCACGAAATATGTGGATCGTATTTTTATTCACCAAACTTTGAAGTCAGCGCTATGTCAGATTGCCATTAAGAATGGTGAAATCAAAGAAGGGCAAACAGAAGGCGATGCCTATGAGCTGCTCCGTCGTTTGCGTCCCGAAAAGAATCACTACAATCACTTCCATTTGCGAGTGAAATGCTCAAAAACTCAGGTTCGTTGTCGTCAAATGGCGGATCCAGCCCCGGGAACGGGCTGCTTCTAA
- a CDS encoding DUF4340 domain-containing protein, with translation MKLKGRSILVIALLLFGGYAVYDYFQDKKKEAKFLEESRLMTVNFDQVDTVEIEKAGQKLILKRSVDGWNVQEPLKDLADNTAVEDLIKNSATEKIIEIVKDENSVNWSMYGLDKPLGKITFSTTAGAKDSFEISEKRNFEENAYARRNNESRVLLVNSVWQNRIRKTVIDFRDRRVLRHNMASIDSLHLKNQAGLLDLSLQEGKWIVPAKKAVVLDQNKVRELLQGIADAKAAEFIEGAAPVLKPLFSLSLKLAEKDWKVDVGQSKDLKIYAKVSEPQFFLKLEPGAMDKLIKLTIEDLKETPPSKENNRVRDPLADQRAQLAEKKDKK, from the coding sequence ATGAAACTCAAGGGTCGCTCCATACTTGTCATTGCTCTGTTATTGTTTGGCGGTTACGCGGTCTATGATTATTTTCAGGACAAGAAAAAAGAGGCGAAGTTTTTAGAAGAGTCTCGGTTGATGACTGTGAACTTTGATCAAGTGGATACGGTGGAGATCGAAAAGGCGGGGCAGAAACTTATTTTAAAGCGCTCCGTGGATGGCTGGAATGTTCAAGAGCCTTTGAAGGATCTTGCCGACAATACGGCGGTGGAAGATCTTATTAAGAATTCGGCGACCGAAAAAATCATTGAAATTGTAAAAGATGAAAACAGCGTCAACTGGTCCATGTATGGGCTGGATAAGCCCTTGGGGAAAATCACTTTTAGTACGACAGCCGGGGCAAAGGATTCTTTTGAAATTTCTGAAAAAAGAAACTTCGAAGAAAATGCCTACGCACGCAGAAATAATGAAAGCCGCGTTCTTTTGGTAAACTCTGTATGGCAGAATCGAATTCGTAAAACGGTGATTGATTTCAGAGACCGTCGAGTCCTGCGCCATAATATGGCTTCCATTGACTCTCTTCATCTTAAAAATCAGGCAGGCCTGCTCGATCTTTCTTTGCAAGAGGGCAAATGGATTGTCCCAGCCAAGAAGGCTGTTGTTTTAGATCAGAACAAGGTGCGTGAACTGCTGCAGGGGATTGCGGATGCGAAGGCTGCCGAGTTTATTGAGGGTGCAGCGCCTGTTTTGAAACCCCTTTTTAGCTTGTCTTTGAAGTTGGCTGAAAAGGACTGGAAAGTCGATGTGGGGCAGTCGAAGGATTTGAAAATTTACGCCAAGGTTTCGGAACCGCAGTTTTTTTTAAAGCTTGAGCCGGGGGCGATGGATAAATTGATCAAACTTACGATTGAGGACTTGAAAGAAACCCCTCCTTCGAAAGAGAATAACAGAGTAAGAGATCCATTAGCAGATCAGCGGGCTCAGCTGGCTGAAAAGAAAGATAAGAAGTAA
- a CDS encoding GHMP family kinase ATP-binding protein, with amino-acid sequence MPQKIVVKSPTRVDLAGGTLDLWPLYLFINGASTVNVAIDVFTTVELTPHDDETIVLESVDLKMRKGYTNLVDALQDPDPKMVLLQTQLRYWMPKKGFTLKTSSDSPVGGGLGGSSSLTIGLMKAFSQFCERPFKDVHQMVHVAHNIEAEILNTPTGTQDYYPAASGGLNVLRYGYDGIHQEVLNVTNTPLAEKFMLIYTGKAHHSGLNNFEVMKDSVTKDPSTIQALKDLKAIAIETEHAVRSGNWGDLAGLFRREFEARVRLAPEFSSPEISRLAELSLQNGAEAVKICGAGGGGCVLVWCPPDKKQGVANACQEAGFQVMDAKPVNPL; translated from the coding sequence ATGCCACAGAAGATTGTAGTAAAATCACCCACGCGAGTGGATTTGGCAGGGGGCACATTGGATTTGTGGCCCCTTTATTTGTTTATCAATGGCGCATCCACCGTGAATGTAGCCATTGACGTTTTTACAACTGTCGAACTGACTCCCCATGATGATGAGACTATTGTTCTTGAGTCAGTGGATTTGAAGATGCGCAAGGGCTACACAAATTTGGTAGATGCTCTTCAGGATCCGGATCCAAAAATGGTTTTGCTGCAAACACAGCTTCGCTATTGGATGCCTAAAAAGGGTTTCACTTTAAAAACTTCGTCGGACAGTCCTGTCGGCGGTGGTCTGGGGGGAAGCTCCAGTTTGACGATTGGTTTGATGAAGGCTTTTTCCCAGTTCTGTGAACGACCTTTTAAAGATGTTCATCAAATGGTCCATGTGGCTCACAATATTGAAGCCGAGATTTTGAACACTCCGACGGGAACACAGGATTACTATCCTGCAGCGTCGGGGGGCTTGAATGTTCTTCGTTATGGATATGATGGAATTCACCAGGAAGTTTTGAATGTCACCAATACTCCATTGGCGGAAAAGTTCATGCTTATCTACACAGGCAAGGCCCATCACTCAGGACTTAATAATTTTGAAGTGATGAAGGATTCTGTCACAAAAGATCCAAGCACAATTCAAGCCTTGAAAGATTTGAAAGCAATTGCGATTGAGACGGAACATGCGGTTCGCTCTGGAAATTGGGGCGATCTTGCTGGGCTATTTAGACGTGAATTTGAGGCCCGTGTACGTTTGGCCCCGGAATTTTCAAGTCCTGAGATCTCTCGTTTGGCGGAACTCTCTTTGCAGAACGGGGCTGAGGCTGTTAAAATTTGTGGAGCTGGAGGCGGTGGCTGTGTGTTAGTTTGGTGTCCTCCCGATAAAAAACAAGGAGTGGCAAACGCATGCCAAGAAGCCGGCTTTCAGGTGATGGACGCAAAACCCGTCAATCCTCTGTAA